The proteins below are encoded in one region of Geobacter sp.:
- a CDS encoding alpha/beta fold hydrolase: MEFNVWRVAGIVVAGYACYALLLYLAQRTLLYPGQSIKVGQHSPEPSPDRVPLWFETSTGKLEAWFLPAKDMPGRKKQPVVLFFHGNGEVIDLLIEQTEGFRALGCGVLLVEYPGYGRSTGSPSEESLLAAAVAAFDAMAVQSDVDAGRIIGFGRSLGCGVACALARKRPLAALILQSPFTSVRDFAPRFFLPPFLVRDVFDNRRAVVDFAGPILILHGRHDDLIPFSHGSELARLSRHGRLVGLACAHNDCPPDWQEFWRMIGEFLRAGKLL; this comes from the coding sequence ATGGAGTTCAACGTCTGGAGAGTGGCCGGAATCGTTGTTGCCGGATATGCTTGCTATGCGCTTTTGCTCTATCTCGCCCAACGGACTCTCCTCTACCCCGGTCAAAGCATCAAGGTCGGTCAACACTCCCCTGAACCCTCGCCGGACCGCGTTCCGCTCTGGTTCGAGACATCCACGGGCAAACTCGAGGCATGGTTTCTGCCGGCAAAGGACATGCCCGGCAGAAAAAAGCAGCCTGTTGTTCTGTTCTTCCATGGCAACGGCGAGGTCATCGATCTCCTGATAGAACAGACGGAAGGCTTCCGCGCCTTGGGGTGCGGAGTGCTGCTGGTGGAGTATCCCGGCTACGGGAGATCGACCGGGAGCCCGTCCGAAGAGAGCCTTCTTGCAGCGGCTGTTGCGGCGTTCGATGCGATGGCAGTGCAAAGCGACGTGGATGCCGGGCGGATCATCGGTTTCGGCAGGTCGCTGGGGTGCGGCGTGGCGTGCGCCCTTGCCCGGAAGCGGCCCCTGGCAGCCCTGATTCTGCAGTCACCCTTTACCTCTGTGCGGGATTTTGCCCCGCGATTTTTCCTCCCCCCTTTTCTGGTGCGTGACGTCTTCGACAACCGGCGTGCCGTTGTCGATTTTGCCGGTCCGATCCTGATCCTGCACGGCCGGCACGATGACCTTATCCCTTTTTCCCACGGCAGCGAACTGGCGCGGCTTTCCCGGCATGGGCGATTGGTCGGGCTTGCCTGTGCGCATAACGATTGTCCTCCGGATTGGCAGGAGTTCTGGCGGATGATCGGCGAGTTCCTTCGCGCCGGGAAGCTGCTTTGA
- the msrA gene encoding peptide-methionine (S)-S-oxide reductase MsrA: MKRVLFGILFLIGLGTAVPSLAARQSGAAPLPGTLLATATFAGGCFWCMEPPFEGQDGVVSVTAGYTGGQTKNPSYEEVSAGGTGHAEAVQIVYDPARISYEKLLYIFWHNIDPLAVNRQFCDAGRQYRSAIFYHDGQQKAAALESKDRLQKIHGWKIATEVVPAGAFYRAEEYHQNYYRKNPIRYKFYRQGCGRDRRLQELWGK, encoded by the coding sequence ATGAAGAGAGTGTTGTTCGGTATCCTGTTTCTGATCGGTTTAGGCACGGCAGTCCCCTCGCTGGCAGCCCGGCAGTCGGGGGCGGCTCCCCTGCCGGGAACCCTGCTTGCCACGGCGACCTTTGCCGGCGGGTGCTTTTGGTGCATGGAGCCACCCTTCGAGGGGCAGGATGGGGTTGTCTCGGTGACGGCGGGCTATACGGGCGGGCAGACGAAAAATCCGAGCTACGAGGAGGTCTCTGCTGGGGGGACCGGACATGCCGAAGCGGTACAGATCGTCTACGATCCAGCCAGGATCAGTTATGAAAAGCTTCTCTACATTTTCTGGCACAATATAGACCCGCTGGCGGTAAACAGGCAGTTCTGCGATGCGGGGAGACAGTATCGGAGCGCCATTTTTTACCACGACGGACAGCAGAAGGCGGCAGCACTGGAATCGAAAGACCGGTTGCAGAAAATACACGGGTGGAAGATAGCCACTGAGGTTGTCCCTGCCGGCGCCTTTTATCGTGCCGAGGAGTACCATCAGAATTATTATCGGAAAAATCCGATTCGGTACAAGTTCTATCGGCAGGGATGCGGACGGGACAGGCGGCTACAGGAGCTGTGGGGGAAATAG
- a CDS encoding flavin reductase family protein produces MPVVLVGTQVAGRPNFMAQGWITRCNYEPPLLAVAINKGHYTYEGIMQTRQFSICIPGRDLLVETDYCGIVSGRDEDKADLFEVFYGNLPSAPLIADCPLNLACYVVNELEFTTNTLFIAEICEAYADNTKMDGTRPGFREIDPFILTMPDNSYWSLGEPIGKAWQDGKKLDGE; encoded by the coding sequence ATGCCTGTTGTCCTCGTCGGCACCCAAGTGGCGGGCCGGCCGAACTTCATGGCGCAAGGGTGGATCACCCGCTGCAATTATGAGCCGCCGCTTCTGGCAGTGGCCATCAACAAGGGGCATTACACTTATGAAGGGATCATGCAGACCCGCCAGTTCAGCATCTGCATCCCCGGAAGGGATCTCCTGGTGGAGACCGACTACTGCGGCATCGTATCCGGAAGGGATGAGGACAAGGCCGATCTGTTCGAGGTCTTTTACGGCAATCTGCCGTCGGCCCCGCTCATAGCCGATTGCCCCCTGAATCTGGCCTGCTATGTCGTCAATGAGCTGGAATTCACCACCAACACGCTGTTTATCGCAGAGATCTGCGAGGCCTACGCCGATAACACGAAGATGGACGGCACCCGCCCCGGTTTCCGCGAGATCGACCCCTTCATCCTCACCATGCCCGACAACAGCTACTGGTCCCTGGGCGAGCCGATCGGCAAGGCCTGGCAGGACGGGAAAAAGCTCGACGGAGAATAA
- a CDS encoding cytochrome C, whose amino-acid sequence MLKIVCSVAAVVVAAIALVISPARADEFTKEDLKKWDAAFQTVAKEGEKLFHSALGKNSVSCDMCHPHASNNHPETYPKFQKQLGKVVGLREMINWCIQNPLEGVPLALDDPKMYALEAYIYWERRGVKLAPGKH is encoded by the coding sequence ATGCTGAAAATAGTTTGCAGTGTAGCGGCCGTAGTGGTTGCGGCAATCGCTCTGGTCATCTCGCCGGCCCGTGCCGATGAATTTACCAAGGAAGATCTGAAAAAATGGGATGCCGCCTTCCAGACCGTGGCAAAGGAGGGGGAGAAACTGTTCCACAGCGCACTCGGCAAGAACTCCGTCTCCTGCGACATGTGCCATCCCCACGCCTCGAACAACCACCCGGAAACTTACCCCAAGTTCCAGAAACAGCTTGGAAAGGTGGTTGGGCTGCGGGAGATGATCAACTGGTGCATCCAGAACCCCCTGGAAGGCGTTCCCCTAGCCCTTGACGACCCCAAGATGTACGCCCTTGAGGCATACATCTACTGGGAGCGGCGCGGCGTAAAACTGGCACCGGGCAAGCACTGA
- a CDS encoding twin-arginine translocation signal domain-containing protein → MTNGINRRTFLKGAGVLAASAALPVGLVEIAFGKGNESFTFAYISDSHITQINDTQFVRNFDRGLQKAVLEVNFMDPQPDFVIFGGDLAQLGKKAEIDHGLAIMKDLTVPVKWVIGEHDYYLDLGKYWQEKVSPLYYSFDHKGVHFVVLNSILTHDDWTHKRWPTPEERMRQMARLDNPEGSPFMVKDEQIAWLKSDLAKVKKDTPLVVLSHSPLYKVFKEWNFWTDDAEKVQALLKPFKKVQVLHGHVHQVLYNRIGNISFNAFMATAWPWPYPVSYSQLKNKVPDMTVFMSRADPFKERDGTGWGKIDLADGPKVVHHYELWENSPRTVENNPKGNPADTKYQDPKKRIPSQEHY, encoded by the coding sequence ATGACGAACGGAATCAATCGCAGGACATTTCTGAAAGGGGCCGGGGTCCTTGCCGCCAGTGCGGCCCTTCCCGTGGGGCTCGTGGAAATCGCCTTCGGCAAGGGGAACGAGTCGTTTACCTTTGCCTACATCTCCGACTCCCACATCACCCAGATCAACGACACCCAGTTCGTGCGCAACTTCGACAGAGGGTTGCAGAAGGCAGTGCTGGAGGTCAATTTCATGGACCCGCAGCCGGACTTCGTGATCTTCGGCGGCGACCTGGCCCAGCTCGGGAAAAAGGCCGAGATCGACCACGGCCTGGCAATAATGAAGGATCTCACCGTACCGGTGAAGTGGGTGATCGGCGAACATGACTACTACCTGGACCTGGGCAAATACTGGCAGGAAAAGGTCAGCCCCCTCTATTACAGCTTCGACCACAAGGGTGTCCACTTCGTGGTCCTGAACAGCATCCTCACCCATGACGACTGGACCCACAAGCGCTGGCCGACACCTGAAGAGCGGATGCGGCAGATGGCGCGCCTCGACAACCCCGAGGGATCGCCCTTCATGGTGAAGGACGAACAGATTGCCTGGCTGAAAAGCGATCTGGCCAAGGTCAAGAAGGATACGCCACTGGTGGTGCTCTCCCATTCCCCGCTCTACAAGGTCTTCAAGGAGTGGAACTTCTGGACCGACGACGCCGAAAAGGTCCAGGCTCTGCTCAAGCCGTTCAAAAAGGTGCAGGTGCTGCACGGGCATGTCCACCAGGTGCTCTACAACCGGATCGGGAACATCTCCTTCAACGCCTTCATGGCAACGGCCTGGCCCTGGCCCTACCCGGTGAGCTACTCCCAGTTGAAGAACAAGGTCCCCGACATGACGGTGTTCATGAGCCGGGCCGACCCCTTCAAGGAGCGGGACGGAACGGGCTGGGGCAAGATCGACCTGGCTGACGGCCCCAAGGTGGTGCACCATTATGAACTCTGGGAGAATTCGCCCCGCACCGTCGAGAACAACCCCAAGGGAAATCCGGCCGATACCAAGTACCAGGACCCGAAAAAACGGATACCCTCGCAGGAGCACTACTGA
- a CDS encoding cytochrome-c peroxidase, giving the protein MRSIGVAALLLWVVPLWAGTPPLGLPPVPVPADNPQTAEKIALGKRLYEDKRFSGDGTISCSNCHDESKGFTDHLPVAEGIRKQKGTRNSPTVINAAYYTSQFWDGRRATLEEQAKDPFLNPIEHGLKSHDPIIAIVREDPAYPAEFKKVFNVSPQEITIDHVVKAIASFERTVVAGDSPFDRYLYGGDKTALSPAAIRGLDTYRTKARCQDCHVIGQTDAIFTDNKFHNLGVGFNRIEKTFMPAANAFRKAKQAGKNIDESVLTSFEASELGRFAVTLRPTDIGAFKTPTLRNLTVTAPYMHDGSIKTLEEVIELYDKGGEKNPLLDSGIRPLNLTPQEKSDLVELLKSMTSPQFARQAPTSAPVK; this is encoded by the coding sequence ATGCGAAGCATCGGCGTTGCAGCTCTCCTGTTGTGGGTTGTGCCGCTCTGGGCGGGAACGCCCCCCCTGGGACTGCCGCCGGTGCCGGTACCGGCCGACAACCCGCAGACCGCGGAGAAGATCGCCCTGGGCAAACGGCTCTACGAAGACAAGCGTTTCAGCGGCGACGGCACCATAAGCTGCTCCAACTGCCACGATGAATCCAAGGGGTTCACCGACCATCTCCCCGTGGCAGAGGGGATCCGCAAGCAGAAAGGGACCCGCAACTCACCGACGGTCATCAATGCCGCCTACTACACCAGCCAGTTCTGGGACGGGCGACGGGCCACCCTGGAGGAGCAGGCAAAGGACCCCTTCCTGAATCCCATCGAACACGGCCTGAAGAGCCACGACCCCATCATTGCAATCGTCCGCGAAGATCCCGCCTACCCTGCCGAGTTCAAAAAGGTGTTCAACGTTTCTCCGCAGGAGATCACCATCGACCACGTGGTGAAGGCCATCGCCTCTTTCGAGCGTACCGTGGTGGCAGGAGACTCCCCCTTTGACCGCTACCTGTACGGCGGCGACAAGACCGCCCTGTCGCCGGCAGCCATCCGCGGCCTGGATACCTACCGGACCAAGGCGCGCTGCCAGGACTGTCACGTCATCGGCCAGACCGATGCGATTTTTACCGACAACAAGTTCCATAACCTGGGGGTCGGCTTCAACCGGATCGAGAAGACTTTCATGCCGGCAGCCAACGCCTTTCGCAAGGCCAAGCAGGCAGGGAAAAACATCGACGAGAGCGTCCTCACCAGCTTTGAGGCCTCGGAGCTGGGACGTTTTGCCGTAACCCTGCGCCCCACCGATATCGGTGCATTCAAGACGCCGACACTGCGGAATCTGACGGTAACCGCCCCGTACATGCACGACGGCAGCATCAAGACCCTCGAAGAGGTCATTGAGCTGTACGACAAGGGGGGCGAGAAGAATCCGCTCCTGGACAGCGGCATCCGTCCACTCAACCTGACTCCCCAGGAAAAATCAGATCTGGTTGAACTCTTGAAATCCATGACCAGCCCGCAATTTGCCCGTCAGGCACCTACCAGCGCGCCCGTCAAGTAA